One window from the genome of Streptomyces sp. WZ-12 encodes:
- a CDS encoding nuclear transport factor 2 family protein, which produces MADESEQAVQAAIDGELRLLDPEVRASPDRVLELLDPEFTEIGASGRRWDVESILTVTSGGSVSPESPVKVSEMSGAVLAPGIVHLTYFADNQGRRAWRSSLWRLTETGWRVYFHQGTLTS; this is translated from the coding sequence ATGGCGGATGAGAGTGAGCAGGCCGTGCAAGCAGCCATTGATGGGGAGTTGCGGCTTCTCGACCCTGAGGTGCGTGCTTCTCCGGACCGTGTCCTGGAGCTTCTGGATCCGGAGTTCACCGAGATCGGCGCTTCTGGACGCCGGTGGGATGTGGAGTCGATCCTCACCGTGACGAGTGGCGGCTCGGTGTCCCCGGAGTCTCCGGTCAAGGTCAGCGAAATGTCCGGTGCCGTCCTTGCTCCGGGCATCGTCCATCTGACGTACTTCGCCGACAACCAGGGCCGCCGAGCATGGCGGAGTTCGTTGTGGCGCCTGACGGAGACGGGCTGGCGGGTGTACTTCCACCAGGGAACTTTGACCAGCTGA
- a CDS encoding DNA cytosine methyltransferase has protein sequence MILDLFAGPGGWSHALAVLGARDVGLEWDEGACKTRAAAGQLTIRTDVARYPVWPFLGKVTGLIASPPCQAWSAAGRRLGLVDQPLVHQSVADLAAGRDTRAELLAACRDTRSLLAAEPMRYLHALHQHGEPEWVVMEEVPDVLPLWRQYAAILRAWGYSSWAGILNAADYGVPQTRRRAILLASRTRTAEPPPPTHAQHGEPENLFGPGRAPWVSMAQALGWGATDRPVPTVCAGGGPGGGPEPFPSGSRKALVDARNSGRWHPQPEVTSRVLEPHQRGAGWTARHGPRAATPALTPAPTLTGKAGQWKWALRSNNQANATVRRADEPAGTLFFGHRANECVWVAEPAPGGPIETPAAPQAVRITAQEAGLLQTFPADYPWAGNKGQRFCQIGNAVPPRLAAHLLAPHLRVPLDPDDFTLAA, from the coding sequence TTGATCCTTGATCTGTTCGCCGGCCCCGGCGGATGGAGCCACGCACTGGCCGTGCTCGGCGCCCGTGACGTCGGGTTGGAGTGGGACGAAGGGGCTTGCAAGACCCGGGCGGCAGCAGGGCAGTTGACGATCCGGACCGACGTGGCGAGGTACCCGGTCTGGCCCTTCCTAGGGAAGGTCACCGGTCTGATCGCGAGCCCGCCGTGCCAGGCGTGGTCCGCAGCCGGCCGACGGCTCGGCCTGGTGGACCAGCCTCTGGTCCACCAGTCGGTCGCCGACCTCGCCGCCGGCCGCGACACTCGCGCCGAGCTGCTCGCCGCCTGCCGGGACACCCGGTCGCTCCTGGCCGCCGAGCCCATGCGTTACCTCCATGCTCTCCACCAGCACGGCGAGCCGGAATGGGTGGTCATGGAAGAAGTCCCCGACGTACTTCCGCTGTGGCGCCAGTACGCGGCGATTCTGCGCGCCTGGGGCTACAGCTCCTGGGCCGGGATCCTGAACGCCGCTGACTACGGCGTGCCCCAGACCCGCAGGCGCGCCATTTTGCTCGCCTCGCGTACCCGCACCGCTGAGCCCCCGCCGCCCACGCATGCCCAGCATGGCGAGCCGGAGAATCTGTTCGGGCCGGGTCGGGCACCGTGGGTGTCCATGGCCCAGGCGCTCGGCTGGGGTGCCACCGACCGACCGGTACCCACCGTGTGTGCCGGCGGCGGGCCGGGCGGTGGCCCCGAGCCCTTCCCCTCCGGCTCACGCAAGGCACTCGTCGATGCCCGCAACAGCGGACGCTGGCATCCCCAACCCGAAGTCACTAGCCGGGTGTTGGAGCCGCATCAGCGTGGTGCCGGGTGGACCGCTCGCCACGGCCCCCGCGCCGCCACCCCGGCGCTCACCCCAGCTCCCACCCTCACAGGCAAAGCCGGTCAGTGGAAGTGGGCGCTGCGCAGCAACAACCAGGCGAACGCCACTGTCCGCCGGGCGGACGAGCCGGCCGGCACGTTGTTCTTCGGCCACCGTGCCAACGAATGCGTCTGGGTTGCTGAACCCGCTCCAGGCGGCCCCATCGAGACGCCAGCGGCGCCACAGGCCGTCCGGATCACCGCCCAGGAGGCCGGCCTGCTGCAGACGTTTCCTGCCGACTACCCGTGGGCTGGGAACAAGGGGCAGAGGTTCTGCCAGATCGGCAATGCCGTGCCGCCTCGGCTCGCCGCCCACCTGCTGGCACCACACCTTCGCGTGCCCCTCGACCCCGACGACTTCACCCTGGCCGCCTGA
- a CDS encoding DnaB-like helicase N-terminal domain-containing protein, with translation MPRTPTSDEDDLDTPAPPVFFAEQALLGALLLEPHRLDEVPGIGPEAFSSAAHSAVFAAIRSLPAPDPAQHAQSTAWLDKVLASARRQARGLSASYLHTLVQVCPRPRHAPAYALMIEAEHARRTLRTGAQRLAQAAGDRTHPQPVPTTLAAADALTEVVDHLAATFPSGPASLPRTPTPAPAPASAHDEEAAAEEERALLATATAHPAVIDQMRWLTADDFVHPLNAGLWQAATALARRRAAVDPVTILWEAQHRGLLAPGAEPAELLQALAAPAAGDPHYWGERILHRSLLTTAHHVARHIETLTDDPATTPHQLLLGSRRALAGLNAVRARWHQATSPTPTPTPRAPKAPARPRAGPPRTTAPGSFRVSR, from the coding sequence ATGCCCCGCACCCCAACCTCCGACGAGGACGACCTCGACACCCCCGCCCCGCCGGTGTTCTTCGCCGAGCAGGCCCTCCTCGGTGCCCTCCTCCTGGAACCCCATCGCCTGGACGAGGTCCCCGGGATCGGACCCGAGGCGTTCTCCAGCGCCGCGCACAGCGCCGTGTTCGCCGCGATCCGCTCCCTCCCGGCCCCCGATCCGGCCCAGCACGCGCAGAGCACCGCCTGGCTCGACAAGGTGCTCGCCTCAGCCCGCAGGCAGGCCCGCGGGCTGAGTGCCTCCTACCTTCACACGCTGGTCCAGGTCTGCCCGCGGCCCCGGCACGCGCCCGCCTACGCCCTGATGATCGAAGCCGAACACGCCCGACGCACCCTGCGCACAGGCGCCCAACGCCTCGCCCAGGCCGCCGGCGACCGCACCCACCCCCAACCGGTCCCCACAACCCTCGCCGCCGCCGACGCCCTCACCGAAGTCGTCGACCACCTCGCCGCGACGTTCCCGTCAGGCCCGGCCTCCCTGCCCCGCACCCCCACACCGGCCCCGGCCCCCGCTTCGGCTCACGACGAGGAGGCTGCAGCCGAGGAGGAGCGGGCGTTGCTCGCCACCGCAACCGCCCACCCTGCCGTCATCGACCAGATGCGGTGGCTGACCGCTGACGACTTCGTCCACCCGCTCAACGCCGGGTTGTGGCAGGCCGCCACCGCTCTGGCCCGACGTCGCGCTGCGGTCGACCCGGTCACCATCCTGTGGGAAGCCCAACACCGCGGTCTCCTCGCGCCCGGTGCCGAACCCGCGGAACTCCTTCAGGCGCTTGCCGCACCTGCCGCCGGCGACCCGCACTACTGGGGCGAACGGATCCTCCACCGCTCCCTGCTGACCACGGCACACCACGTCGCCCGCCACATCGAAACCCTCACCGATGACCCGGCCACCACCCCGCACCAACTCCTCCTCGGCAGCCGCCGCGCCCTGGCCGGCCTCAACGCTGTGCGCGCCCGCTGGCACCAGGCCACCTCCCCCACACCAACACCCACTCCCCGCGCCCCCAAGGCCCCGGCCCGCCCCCGAGCCGGCCCGCCTCGGACCACCGCCCCTGGCTCCTTTCGCGTCTCACGCTGA
- a CDS encoding DUF317 domain-containing protein codes for MTSRIDAHVRLDTHPTHFSAVTAALTGSQAHIAHLALEAAGWTVVADNTLVLVRIDHEEPYWAKDAATHLSADGITVEITPRLQQAMDEDWTWVEYPMPWCTRSEIREISNQAQKIHDDIRRGQLLIHAHADDGETTFAVGTYLHTGKSVYLRGEDHLRQVADTFDSPGQALRAFEKAHGADMRRGPAPLTATERAAAEARTTLDLTTAKPEPRPEPETIPVYLADSGDHDALLDHFLDTHEDWDRWRTWSGELTYATHESQTLRIEHDDSAPATETAWTIAAYETPVSDRMWHLTATAATPTLMLQDLLHDLADGHGWDTAVGQSLDEASVVAATQPATDAGWKHTVEGRWMHWTAPNGEAGVQFDTFAAQRPGGILPTWLLWAGPAIDHPTWEIAASTHTPTTLLANLAETLTRGTGTRQTTSLSQHTARRHASPPPALPTPAARRASGRPL; via the coding sequence ATGACGTCCCGCATTGACGCCCACGTCCGCCTCGACACCCACCCCACGCATTTCAGCGCCGTGACCGCCGCCCTGACCGGCTCCCAGGCCCACATTGCCCATCTGGCTCTGGAGGCCGCCGGCTGGACCGTCGTCGCCGACAACACCCTGGTCCTGGTCCGCATCGACCACGAGGAGCCCTACTGGGCCAAGGACGCAGCCACACATCTGTCCGCCGACGGCATCACCGTCGAGATCACCCCGCGACTCCAGCAGGCCATGGACGAGGACTGGACCTGGGTGGAATATCCGATGCCGTGGTGCACCCGTAGCGAAATCCGTGAGATCTCCAATCAGGCGCAGAAGATCCACGACGACATCCGACGCGGCCAGCTCCTCATCCACGCCCACGCCGACGACGGCGAGACCACTTTCGCGGTCGGCACCTACCTCCACACCGGCAAGAGCGTCTACCTCCGTGGTGAGGACCACCTGCGCCAGGTCGCCGACACCTTCGACTCCCCCGGCCAGGCTCTGCGCGCCTTCGAGAAGGCCCACGGAGCCGACATGCGCCGCGGTCCGGCCCCCCTGACCGCCACCGAACGCGCAGCCGCCGAAGCCCGCACCACCTTGGACCTCACCACAGCGAAGCCCGAACCTCGCCCGGAGCCGGAGACCATCCCCGTCTACCTGGCCGATTCCGGCGACCACGACGCCCTCCTCGACCACTTCCTCGACACGCACGAGGACTGGGACCGGTGGCGCACCTGGTCCGGCGAACTCACCTACGCCACCCACGAATCCCAGACCCTGCGCATCGAGCACGACGACTCGGCCCCCGCCACCGAGACCGCCTGGACCATCGCCGCATACGAGACGCCCGTTTCCGACCGGATGTGGCACCTGACCGCGACCGCCGCCACGCCCACCCTCATGCTGCAGGACCTGCTGCACGACCTCGCCGACGGCCACGGGTGGGACACCGCGGTCGGCCAGTCCCTCGACGAGGCATCCGTCGTCGCGGCCACCCAGCCCGCCACCGACGCCGGTTGGAAGCACACCGTCGAAGGGCGTTGGATGCACTGGACCGCCCCCAACGGCGAGGCCGGCGTCCAATTCGACACCTTCGCCGCCCAACGCCCTGGTGGCATCCTGCCCACCTGGCTCCTGTGGGCAGGCCCCGCCATCGACCACCCCACCTGGGAGATCGCAGCCTCGACACACACCCCGACCACCCTGCTGGCCAACCTCGCCGAAACCCTCACCCGCGGAACCGGCACCCGACAGACGACTTCCCTCAGCCAACACACCGCCCGCCGACACGCGTCGCCTCCACCCGCGCTCCCCACCCCCGCAGCCAGACGCGCCAGTGGCCGGCCCCTGTGA
- a CDS encoding DUF5655 domain-containing protein, translating to MSSLKLFHATEVGVNEVTPRLAEAEVVVQGLIEAHMDTMLGVMFLSSEYVIDCDGDGGRIDSLGIDENGSPVVVEYKRGTDAGVINQGLYYLSWLVAHKDAFRALVRDRLGATAASQILWSAPRLICVAGDFTRYDAHAVREHRRSIDLVRYRYFGKDHIGLETVASVTGHSAPSKRTRRCTGGQPPTRRQDGALADLAGAVDEALLGVGDGVTRVQRKQYAAYQRLRNFACLIPPQQTKLLIYLKADPKTVDLIPGFTRDVTGLGHHGTGDLEVQLRTERDLERAQDLLRLSYAAA from the coding sequence GTGTCGAGCCTGAAGTTGTTCCACGCAACGGAGGTCGGTGTGAACGAGGTTACGCCGCGACTGGCTGAGGCCGAGGTGGTTGTGCAGGGCCTCATCGAGGCGCACATGGACACGATGCTGGGCGTGATGTTCCTGTCGAGTGAGTACGTCATCGACTGTGATGGCGACGGTGGGCGGATCGATTCGCTGGGCATCGACGAGAACGGATCGCCGGTCGTCGTCGAGTACAAGCGTGGCACCGACGCCGGCGTGATCAACCAGGGTCTGTACTACCTGTCCTGGCTCGTGGCGCACAAGGACGCCTTCCGCGCCTTGGTCCGCGACCGACTCGGGGCGACGGCCGCGTCCCAGATCCTGTGGAGCGCGCCGCGGTTGATCTGCGTGGCCGGCGACTTCACCCGCTACGACGCCCACGCGGTGCGCGAGCACCGGCGCAGCATCGACCTGGTCCGCTACCGGTACTTCGGCAAGGACCACATCGGCCTGGAGACCGTCGCCTCCGTCACGGGGCACTCCGCCCCGAGCAAGCGGACTCGTCGTTGCACGGGCGGACAGCCGCCTACCCGCCGGCAGGATGGAGCGCTGGCGGACTTGGCGGGGGCGGTCGACGAGGCGCTGCTCGGTGTCGGGGACGGTGTCACGCGGGTCCAGCGCAAGCAGTACGCCGCCTACCAGCGGCTGCGGAACTTCGCCTGCCTCATCCCGCCGCAGCAGACCAAACTCCTCATCTACCTCAAGGCCGACCCCAAGACGGTCGACCTCATCCCCGGCTTCACCCGGGACGTGACGGGACTGGGCCACCACGGCACTGGCGACTTGGAGGTCCAACTGCGCACCGAGCGGGACCTGGAGCGCGCCCAGGATCTGCTCCGCCTCAGCTACGCCGCGGCTTGA
- a CDS encoding transposase encodes MTDLVERLVPEELWVLFRRVVPPTEVKRPQGGGRRRAGDRETLAAIVFVATSGCTWRQLPPVFGPCWQTVYRRFARWSRDRVWARLHRVILDELGARGEVDWSRCAIDSVSVRAAKGGH; translated from the coding sequence ATGACGGATCTGGTTGAGCGGTTGGTGCCGGAGGAGTTATGGGTGCTGTTCCGGCGCGTGGTGCCGCCGACGGAAGTGAAGCGTCCGCAGGGCGGGGGCCGGCGCCGGGCGGGTGACCGCGAGACTCTGGCCGCGATCGTCTTCGTGGCGACCTCGGGCTGCACGTGGCGGCAGTTGCCGCCGGTGTTCGGGCCGTGCTGGCAGACCGTCTATCGGCGCTTCGCCCGGTGGAGCAGGGACCGGGTCTGGGCCCGGCTCCACCGGGTCATCCTCGACGAGCTCGGAGCCCGCGGCGAGGTGGACTGGTCGCGCTGTGCGATCGACTCGGTCAGTGTCCGGGCGGCAAAAGGGGGCCACTGA
- a CDS encoding DciA family protein, with product MSGDEISGVDLARVALRAAMEAARKSGGRAAKPKPRAGAPVRRDGRDPMGLSDVLSALVAERAWELPAAGASLRERWAAIAPELAGHVAVVSYDAEAGRLTVCPESPAWATKTRLEQARVIAAANASAGRTVIRALRILTPGSVPAPEPTTIAVPAAAPKGVDMTAPTINGHELSEGDALGHDQVPDCCHDEMTVEPLDEGFTDYRCTTCGGVLTIDEKGIVFDISG from the coding sequence ATGAGCGGTGACGAGATCTCCGGCGTCGATCTGGCCCGGGTCGCACTGCGAGCCGCGATGGAGGCGGCGCGTAAGAGTGGCGGCCGCGCGGCGAAGCCAAAGCCCCGCGCTGGTGCACCGGTGCGGCGTGATGGGCGCGATCCGATGGGGCTGAGCGACGTGCTGAGTGCGCTGGTTGCCGAGCGGGCCTGGGAACTCCCGGCCGCCGGCGCCTCCCTGCGGGAGCGGTGGGCGGCCATCGCCCCCGAGTTGGCCGGGCACGTCGCAGTCGTGAGCTACGACGCTGAAGCGGGCCGGCTCACCGTGTGCCCGGAATCACCGGCCTGGGCCACGAAGACGCGCCTGGAGCAGGCCCGCGTCATCGCGGCCGCCAACGCCTCGGCCGGCCGCACGGTCATCCGCGCCTTACGGATCCTCACACCCGGCTCCGTGCCCGCCCCCGAGCCGACCACCATCGCGGTGCCCGCCGCCGCACCCAAAGGAGTGGACATGACTGCCCCGACGATCAACGGGCACGAACTGAGCGAAGGAGACGCTCTGGGACATGACCAGGTTCCAGACTGCTGCCACGACGAGATGACCGTCGAACCGCTCGATGAAGGCTTCACTGACTACCGCTGCACTACCTGCGGCGGCGTGCTGACCATCGACGAGAAGGGCATCGTCTTCGACATCAGCGGCTGA
- a CDS encoding 2'-5' RNA ligase family protein: protein MTTTDFRMANHWWWRPGWNVGRRFYTWHLTFADQPDVHRYVGAHRDALAHLPGLDPIPNRWLHLTMQGLGFTDDVDERDVQAVVDAARPRLAALPPLHLTLSQVLVSPEAVVIPAHPAHDVAAVRRALRAAIAEVWPTVPEAEDDFRPHVSVAYSNTDAPAQPVSQAMSSVTAPPATAPIATADLIVLHRDRQMYEWETYAQVPVG from the coding sequence ATGACGACGACAGACTTCCGCATGGCCAATCACTGGTGGTGGCGCCCCGGTTGGAACGTCGGCCGCCGCTTCTACACCTGGCACCTCACCTTCGCCGACCAACCGGACGTCCACCGCTACGTCGGCGCCCACCGCGACGCCCTGGCGCACCTGCCCGGCCTGGACCCGATCCCCAACCGGTGGCTCCACCTGACCATGCAAGGACTCGGCTTCACCGACGACGTCGACGAACGCGACGTCCAGGCCGTCGTCGACGCCGCCCGCCCCCGGCTCGCCGCCCTTCCCCCGCTGCACCTCACCCTCTCCCAGGTCCTCGTCTCCCCCGAGGCGGTGGTGATCCCCGCCCACCCCGCACACGACGTGGCCGCGGTCCGCCGCGCCCTGCGCGCGGCCATCGCCGAGGTATGGCCTACCGTCCCGGAAGCCGAAGACGACTTCCGCCCGCACGTCTCCGTCGCCTACAGCAACACCGACGCCCCAGCCCAACCGGTCAGCCAGGCCATGAGCTCGGTCACCGCACCACCGGCCACGGCCCCGATCGCCACCGCCGACCTGATCGTCCTTCACCGTGACCGGCAGATGTACGAATGGGAGACCTACGCACAGGTCCCCGTCGGATGA
- a CDS encoding XRE family transcriptional regulator, producing MAPYPSKNRRDALRRELCALGAAPRDIAGEMRSQFGFRPREAWRHALGLTLQQAADAVNALGAQRPGEAVAADASLMGKWERWPASSSRRPTPPTLLLISAVYCCEVDELLDLQDRTAMPPHELRLLQRPPSSAPPVAAPVEDLVHQVAEESADWALQLEASNVGDLTVEQLQASTRALARDYLSPSAPVATLNRARRLRDRAFHLLEGHQPPRQAIQLYAVAGYVCTLLAWISSDLGQLQGADTHARTAWMCATMAGDDELRAWVLSTRSKIAYWSGHPHTAIQHAQHGLSYAPHGTAATLLSCQEADAWAELGAASEAQAAMARATAARDRPTPGHDEVGGLLSCPDVRRANYAAGVHLRTGHARTALHEAQAALAQPPHAYGTTAQLHVSTASARLALGEPDAALEALHPVLDLSPEHRMAPVTNRLRELAETTSRTPWRTANPAVNCLARSVPSAPPRPGTPSRQPSPAADWVPP from the coding sequence GTGGCCCCATATCCGTCGAAGAACCGCCGCGACGCACTGCGACGCGAGCTCTGCGCGCTGGGCGCCGCTCCGCGGGACATCGCCGGGGAGATGCGCAGCCAGTTCGGCTTCCGGCCCCGGGAGGCATGGCGCCACGCGCTCGGGTTGACGCTTCAACAGGCCGCGGACGCCGTCAACGCCTTGGGAGCACAGCGTCCGGGCGAGGCGGTGGCCGCGGACGCGTCACTGATGGGCAAGTGGGAACGCTGGCCGGCCAGTTCCTCACGCCGACCGACGCCGCCGACGCTGCTGCTCATCTCGGCCGTGTACTGCTGCGAGGTCGACGAGCTCCTCGACCTGCAAGACCGCACCGCGATGCCCCCGCACGAACTGCGTCTGCTTCAACGCCCGCCCAGTAGCGCGCCGCCGGTCGCAGCCCCGGTCGAAGACCTGGTGCACCAGGTCGCCGAGGAGTCCGCCGACTGGGCCCTGCAGCTGGAGGCATCCAACGTCGGCGACCTCACCGTGGAACAGCTCCAGGCCAGCACCCGCGCTCTGGCCAGGGACTACCTCAGCCCCTCCGCGCCCGTGGCAACGCTCAACCGGGCCCGCCGACTTCGCGACCGCGCCTTCCATCTGCTGGAAGGACACCAGCCGCCACGCCAGGCCATCCAGCTGTACGCCGTCGCCGGATACGTGTGCACCCTGCTCGCGTGGATAAGCTCCGACCTCGGTCAACTCCAGGGTGCTGACACCCACGCCCGGACCGCCTGGATGTGCGCGACGATGGCCGGCGACGACGAACTTCGTGCCTGGGTCCTGTCCACCCGCTCGAAAATCGCCTACTGGAGCGGTCACCCCCACACCGCCATCCAGCACGCACAACACGGGCTGTCCTACGCACCACACGGCACCGCGGCCACCCTCCTGTCGTGCCAGGAAGCTGACGCGTGGGCCGAACTGGGCGCCGCCAGCGAGGCCCAGGCCGCCATGGCACGCGCCACCGCCGCCCGCGATCGCCCTACGCCCGGCCACGACGAGGTCGGCGGGCTGCTGTCCTGCCCAGACGTCCGCCGCGCCAACTACGCCGCCGGCGTCCACCTCCGCACCGGGCACGCCCGCACCGCATTGCACGAGGCGCAGGCCGCACTCGCACAACCACCCCACGCCTACGGCACCACCGCGCAGCTACACGTCAGCACCGCCTCCGCCCGACTGGCCCTGGGCGAGCCCGACGCCGCCCTCGAAGCCCTGCACCCCGTACTGGACCTGTCACCGGAACACCGGATGGCCCCCGTCACCAACCGCCTCCGCGAACTCGCCGAGACGACCTCCCGAACCCCCTGGCGGACAGCCAACCCGGCCGTGAACTGCTTGGCCAGATCCGTACCTTCTGCACCTCCACGCCCCGGCACGCCCTCTCGCCAGCCGAGCCCCGCCGCTGATTGGGTACCCCCATGA
- a CDS encoding ATP-binding protein, translated as MGERGTLPRGCRRCDFDYDRRREPMTITMTAARPRATGYPGYNTTHPCVGEAAAAARRLVRTACATWGLEGHAEIGALIISELVANAVRHTTSHSIRVIVDRPAATQLRLAVVDKDPYALPVLRFPGDEDERGRGLLLVDRLSERWGCDVLGSAVRPWGKRSWAELRIAGGPDNARSPV; from the coding sequence GTGGGAGAGCGGGGTACCCTCCCCCGCGGCTGCCGCAGGTGCGACTTCGACTACGACCGGCGGCGGGAACCGATGACGATCACCATGACCGCGGCAAGGCCCCGAGCCACCGGGTACCCCGGCTACAACACCACGCACCCCTGCGTGGGGGAAGCTGCCGCGGCCGCGCGGCGCCTGGTGCGCACCGCGTGTGCGACCTGGGGGCTGGAAGGGCATGCCGAGATCGGCGCGTTGATCATCTCCGAACTCGTCGCCAACGCCGTGCGTCACACCACCAGTCACAGCATCCGCGTGATCGTGGACCGCCCCGCAGCAACCCAACTACGCCTGGCCGTCGTCGACAAGGACCCGTACGCGCTGCCAGTGCTGCGGTTCCCGGGGGACGAGGACGAACGGGGGCGTGGCCTGTTGCTGGTCGACCGTCTCTCGGAGCGCTGGGGGTGCGATGTCCTCGGCTCGGCGGTGCGTCCCTGGGGCAAGCGATCCTGGGCCGAACTCCGCATAGCCGGCGGGCCGGACAATGCCCGGTCGCCGGTGTAG
- a CDS encoding SGNH/GDSL hydrolase family protein, with the protein MTVQAAQGRWRENALRAVALIGVASALTTGTAAIPAQAATAGVPRGVKYVAMGSSFAAGPGITPTKPGSPAGCERSADNYASKVAARLGLALTDVTCSGATTADILTTGQDGQPPQISAVAADTRLVTVTIGGNDVDYLGSLIDYSCQDTQRSPCGAVDQDAIGTALKTVHTKIGDVVAAVHRRAPKAQVLLVNYLTVLPTSGVCSGVPLTAAQAGFERNVAARLRSATQQAAAAQRATVIDAASASIGHDACSATPWVEKYDVPSGHTPYHPKPNGMAAVADMITASLG; encoded by the coding sequence GTGACAGTACAGGCAGCACAGGGACGCTGGCGGGAAAATGCCCTGCGGGCGGTGGCCCTGATCGGTGTCGCCTCGGCCCTGACCACAGGTACCGCCGCCATCCCGGCGCAGGCGGCCACCGCGGGAGTGCCACGGGGTGTCAAGTACGTGGCCATGGGCAGCTCGTTCGCCGCGGGCCCCGGCATCACTCCCACCAAGCCCGGTAGCCCGGCAGGGTGCGAGCGCTCCGCGGACAACTACGCCAGCAAGGTCGCGGCCCGCCTCGGCCTCGCGTTGACCGACGTCACCTGTAGCGGCGCCACCACCGCGGACATCCTCACCACCGGCCAGGACGGCCAGCCGCCGCAGATCTCGGCGGTCGCCGCCGACACCCGGCTGGTCACCGTCACCATCGGCGGCAACGACGTGGACTACTTGGGCAGTTTGATCGACTACTCCTGCCAGGACACCCAGCGCTCTCCCTGCGGTGCCGTCGATCAGGACGCCATCGGCACGGCACTCAAGACCGTGCACACCAAGATCGGTGACGTGGTCGCCGCCGTACACCGACGCGCGCCGAAAGCACAGGTGCTCCTGGTCAACTACCTCACGGTCCTGCCGACCAGTGGTGTCTGCTCCGGGGTGCCGCTGACCGCGGCGCAGGCCGGATTCGAGCGGAACGTGGCAGCCCGTCTGCGGTCAGCCACTCAGCAGGCGGCCGCCGCTCAGCGGGCCACCGTGATCGACGCGGCCAGTGCCAGCATCGGCCACGACGCCTGCTCGGCCACCCCGTGGGTGGAGAAGTACGACGTCCCATCCGGCCACACGCCATACCACCCCAAGCCGAATGGCATGGCAGCCGTGGCTGACATGATCACGGCCAGCCTGGGCTGA